From Saccharomyces kudriavzevii IFO 1802 strain IFO1802 genome assembly, chromosome: 13, a single genomic window includes:
- the RNT1 gene encoding ribonuclease III (similar to Saccharomyces cerevisiae RNT1 (YMR239C); ancestral locus Anc_8.779) translates to MAGKVKGKKKTQNENENRVGNGDSSQQRESSSTKNPSEHTSKKTDYDYLEVIQLEHAVTKLVESYNKIIELSPNLVAYNEAVNNQGEVPVQILPSLSRYQLKLAAELKTLHDLEKCPILKEISDYENDFDNDQKQPILQEIDECDIEKLEKLEHIKREKKEKIDVNVYETLNEKEDVEEEDEGEDSYDPTKAGDPTKTTKWPPKLPEIHDLAIRARVFIHKSTIKDKVYLSGSEMINAHNERLEFLGDSILNSVMTLIIYNKFPDYSEGQLSTLRMNLVSNEQIKQWSIMYHFHERLKTNFDLKDENSNFQNGKLKLYADVFEAYIGGLMEDDPRNNLPKIRKWLRKLAKPVIEEATHSQIALEKTDKLDMNAKRQLYSLIGYASLRLHYVTVKKPTSVDPNSIVECRVGDGTILGTGVGRNIKIAGIRAAESALRDKKMLDFFAKQRAAIPRSESVLKDPSQKNKKRKISDTN, encoded by the coding sequence ATGGCAGGAAAGGTAAAaggcaaaaagaaaactcaaaatgaaaatgaaaataggGTGGGAAATGGCGATAGTTCACAACAACGGGAGAGCAGCAGTACCAAAAACCCTTCTGAACACACATCTAAGAAGACAGATTACGACTATCTCGAAGTAATTCAATTAGAACATGCTGTAACTAAATTGGTCGAGTCTTACAACAAAATAATTGAACTCTCCCCGAATTTAGTGGCTTATAATGAAGCCGTAAACAATCAAGGCGAAGTCCCGGTTCAGATACTTCCTTCTCTATCACGTTACCAGTTGAAATTGGCTGCTGAGTTGAAAACATTGCatgatcttgaaaaatgtcCAATTCTAAAGGAAATAAGTGATTATGAAAATGACTTCGATAACGACCAAAAGCAACCAATCttgcaagaaattgatgaatGTGATATAGAAAAGCTAGAAAAGTTAGAGCACattaaaagagaaaaaaaagaaaagattgaCGTAAACGTATACGAAACTTTGAATGAGAAAGAAGAtgtagaagaagaagatgaaggaGAAGACAGCTACGACCCAACAAAGGCGGGAGATCCCACCAAGACAACAAAATGGCCTCCCAAATTGCCAGAGATTCACGACTTAGCGATTAGAGCCAGAGTATTCATTCACAAATCTACCATAAAAGATAAGGTATATTTGTCTGGATCAGAAATGATCAATGCGCATAATGAAAGGCTAGAATTCTTGGGTGATTCGATCTTAAATTCTGTTATGACGTTAATTATTTATAACAAGTTCCCAGACTACAGTGAGGGTCAGTTATCAACATTAAGAATGAATTTGGTAAGTAACGAACAGATCAAGCAATGGTCAATAATGTATCACTTCCATGAGAGACTTAAgacaaattttgatttgaaggaTGAGAATTCTAATTTTCAAAACGGTAAACTAAAGCTATACGCAGATGTATTTGAAGCGTACATTGGCGGTTTGATGGAAGATGACCCGAGAAACAACTTGCCCAAAATAAGGAAATGGTTAAGAAAATTGGCCAAACCTGTGATTGAAGAGGCTACTCATAGTCAAATTGCCTTGGAGAAGACGGACAAGCTTGACATGAATGCTAAAAGGCAGTTATACTCTTTAATTGGTTACGCATCATTACGTCTACATTATGTCACTGTAAAAAAACCAACTTCAGTTGATCCAAATTCCATAGTTGAGTGCAGAGTTGGTGATGGTACCATTTTAGGGACTGGTGTAGGTAGAAACATCAAAATTGCAGGTATTAGAGCTGCAGAGAGTGCTCTGCGtgacaaaaaaatgttggatttttttgccaaacAAAGAGCTGCAATACCTAGAAGTGAATCAGTCCTAAAGGATCCGTCAcaaaagaataagaaaagaaaaatttccgATACAAACTGA
- the CUS1 gene encoding U2 snRNP complex subunit CUS1 (similar to Saccharomyces cerevisiae CUS1 (YMR240C); ancestral locus Anc_8.780) — translation MARTKSRKRSTTKQNKDASVISSKAEIAAMIDARKLEHDKNGAESATNKRRGNALVNEKLEKDFKDVLQRFQAQENDAASKETKEHRENRVIAAEGNTLGREINQSVKDEVEDSPLEGDEEHFSVRKRRKMEKPSLSQLKSQVPYPQIIEWYDCDAHYPFLLASIKCTKNVIPVPNHWQSKKEYLSGRSLLGKRPFELPDIIKKTDIEQMRSTLPQDVPDAQDEKSLKEVSRARVQPKMGTLDLDYKKLHDVFFKIGANWKPDHLLSFGDVYYENRNLFEEANWKRMVDRNRPGKISQELRTIMNLQEGQLPPWCMRMKDIGLPTGYTDLKIAGLNWDITNLKGEVYGKIIPHSQSKPRKQARNYFGALISFETPSFEGAKKDIQVDTENGGQAESFNKETDHKLHYVQMDTSKDISLEEKVEKNEDQSEKQLYTVLK, via the coding sequence ATGGCCAGAACCAAATCTAGGAAACGTTCCACGACCAAGCAAAATAAGGATGCGTCTGTGATAAGTAGCAAGGCTGAAATCGCCGCCATGATTGACGCAAGAAAGCTCGAACATGACAAGAACGGTGCTGAGTCGGCCACCAATAAGAGGAGAGGAAATGCACTTGTGAATGAGAAGTTAGAAAAGGACTTCAAGGATGTCTTGCAACGGTTTCAAGCGCAGGAGAATGACGCTGCGTcaaaggaaacaaaagaaCATAGAGAAAACAGAGTCATTGCTGCGGAAGGAAATACTCTCGGGAGGGAGATAAATCAAAGTGTCAAGGATGAAGTGGAGGATTCACCTCTAGAAGGTGATGAGGAGCATTTTTCGGTGAGAAAACGGaggaaaatggaaaagCCGTCGCTTTCGCAGTTGAAAAGCCAGGTACCGTATCCTCAAATTATAGAATGGTACGACTGTGATGCACACTATCCATTTTTGCTAGCCTCGATAAAGTGTACCAAAAATGTGATTCCCGTGCCCAACCACTGGCAATCTAAGAAGGAGTATTTATCGGGTCGTTCCTTATTGGGTAAAAGGCCTTTTGAACTTCCtgacatcatcaaaaagaCAGATATAGAACAAATGAGATCAACGCTTCCGCAAGATGTACCGGATGctcaagatgaaaaatcgCTGAAGGAGGTGTCAAGAGCGAGAGTGCAGCCGAAAATGGGCACTCTCGATTTGGACTACAAAAAATTACACgatgtatttttcaaaataggAGCTAACTGGAAGCCAGACCATTTGTTGTCCTTCGGTGACGTCTATTACGAAAACAGAAATCTTTTCGAGGAAgcaaattggaaaagaatgGTCGACCGTAACAGGCCGGGGAAAATTAGCCAGGAACTTCGCACCATTATGAACCTGCAAGAAGGGCAGTTACCACCATGGTGTATGAGGATGAAAGACATTGGGCTACCCACTGGATACACCGACTTGAAAATTGCTGGTTTGAATTGGGACATAACGAATTTGAAAGGTGAGGTTTACGGGAAAATAATTCCACACAGTCAGTCAAAACCCAGAAAGCAAGCTAGAAATTATTTTGGCGCTTTAATTTCGTTTGAAACTCCTTCGTTCGAAGGTGCAAAGAAGGATATACAAGTAGATACGGAAAATGGAGGTCAGGCCGAGAGCTTTAATAAAGAGACTGATCATAAATTGCACTACGTTCAGATGGACACATCTAAAGATATTagtttggaagaaaaagtcgagaaaaatgaagatcAATCCGAAAAACAATTATATACTGTGTTGAAATAA
- the YHM2 gene encoding Yhm2p (similar to Saccharomyces cerevisiae YHM2 (YMR241W); ancestral locus Anc_8.784), which yields MSSTTTTANVIEKKPVSFSNILLGACLNLSEVTTLGQPLEVVKTTMAANRNLTFLESVKHVWSRGGILGYYQGLIPWAWIEASTKGAVLLFVSAESEYHFKSMGLNNFASGILGGVTGGVTQAYLTMGFCTCMKTVEITRHKSASAGGIPQSSWSVFKSIYKKEGIRGINKGVNAVAIRQMTNWGSRFGLSRLVEDGIRKVTGKTNKDDKLNPLEKIGASALGGGLSAWNQPIEVIRVEMQSKKEDPNRPKNLTVGKTFRYIYQSNGLKGLYRGVTPRIGLGIWQTVFMVGFGDMAKEFVARMTGETPVAKH from the coding sequence ATGTCATCTACTACTACCACAGCAAACGTAATAGAGAAGAAACCGGTCTCATTTTCTAATATCCTACTAGGTGCCTGTTTAAACTTGTCAGAGGTGACTACGTTGGGGCAGCCGTTGGAGGTTGTTAAGACCACCATGGCCGCAAACAGAAACTTGACGTTTTTAGAATCTGTCAAGCACGTTTGGTCAAGAGGGGGTATCTTGGGTTACTATCAAGGTTTGATTCCATGGGCATGGATCGAAGCTTCCACTAAAGGTGCAGTGCTGTTGTTCGTTTCGGCAGAGTCCGAATACCATTTTAAAAGTATGGGGCTAAATAACTTTGCATCGGGTATATTAGGTGGTGTCACAGGTGGTGTCACTCAAGCTTACTTGACTATGGGGTTTTGTACTTGCATGAAGACTGTGGAAATTACAAGACATAAATCTGCCTCTGCAGGCGGTATTCCACAGTCTTCTTGGAGTGTGTTCAAGAGTATTTACAAAAAGGAAGGTATCAGAGGTATTAATAAAGGTGTTAATGCTGTAGCCATCAGACAAATGACCAATTGGGGGTCTCGTTTTGGTTTATCCAGATTAGTGGAAGATGGTATCAGGAAAGTCACCGGAAAAACCAATAAGGATGACAAGTTGAACccacttgaaaaaattggtgcTAGTGCTTTAGGTGGTGGTCTGAGTGCTTGGAATCAACCAATCGAAGTCATCAGAGTGGAAATGCAATCTAAGAAGGAAGATCCAAACAGACCAAAGAATTTGACCGTCGGAAAAACATTCAGATACATTTATCAATCGAATGGTTTGAAAGGTCTTTACCGTGGTGTTACCCCAAGAATTGGTTTAGGTATCTGGCAAACCGTCTTCATGGTTGGTTTTGGTGATATGGCAAAGGAATTCGTCGCTAGAATGACTGGTGAGACCCCAGTTGCCAAACATTAG
- the RPL20A gene encoding 60S ribosomal protein eL20 (similar to Saccharomyces cerevisiae RPL20A (YMR242C) and RPL20B (YOR312C); ancestral locus Anc_8.789) has protein sequence MIFFIKKICVILLVAHFNEYQVIGRRLPTEAVPEPKLFRMRIFASNEVIAKSRYWYFLQKLHKVKKASGEVVSINQINESHPTKVKNFGVWVRYDSRSGTHNMYKEIRDVSRVAAVETLYQDMAARHRARFRSIHILKVAEIEKTADVKRQYVKQFLTKDLKFPLPHRVQKSTKTFSYKRPSTFY, from the coding sequence atgattttttttataaaaaaaatttgtgtTATATTATTAGTGGCTCACTTTAATGAATACCAAGTTATTGGCCGTCGTTTGCCAACTGAAGCCGTTCCAGAACCAAAATTGTTCAGAATGAGAATCTTTGCTTCAAACGAAGTTATTGCCAAGTCTCGTTACTGGTATTTCTTGCAGAAATTGCACAAGGTTAAGAAGGCTTCAGGTGAAGTTGTTTCCATCAACCAAATCAACGAATCTCACCCAACCAAAGTCAAGAACTTCGGTGTCTGGGTTAGATACGATTCCAGATCTGGTACCCACAACATGTACAAGGAAATCAGAGATGTTTCCAGAGTTGCTGCCGTCGAAACCTTATACCAAGACATGGCTGCCAGACACAGAGCCAGATTTAGATCTATTCACATCTTGAAGGTTgctgaaattgaaaagactGCTGACGTTAAAAGACAATACGTTAAGCAATTTTTGACCAAGGACTTGAAATTCCCATTGCCTCACAGAGTCCAAAAATCCACCAAGACCTTCTCTTACAAGAGACCTTCCACTTTCTACTGA
- the SKDI13G3730 gene encoding uncharacterized protein (similar to Saccharomyces cerevisiae YMR242W-A) has product MKFGDTLPRCARDQPGGAQLRARLVAPRLEVEIVSMGLVSHHKVQREMLAGSNLVSPWNSGRPSPFCFFLDGSRQKKQLEKQSSMDGQRKFS; this is encoded by the coding sequence atgaaatttgGCGATACCTTGCCACGATGCGCAAGGGACCAACCTGGTGGTGCCCAGCTCAGAGCAAGGCTAGTCGCCCCCAGATTGGAAGTGGAAATTGTCTCAATGGGCTTGGTGAGCCACCATAAGGTTCAGAGAGAAATGCTGGCTGGGAGCAACCTTGTCAGCCCGTGGAACTCCGGTAGGCCGAGCccattttgtttttttctagatGGATCCagacaaaagaaacaacttgaaaaacaaagcaGTATGGACggacaaagaaaattttcttga
- the ZRC1 gene encoding Zn(2+) transporter ZRC1 (similar to Saccharomyces cerevisiae ZRC1 (YMR243C) and COT1 (YOR316C); ancestral locus Anc_8.792), whose protein sequence is MITGKELRIISLLTLDTIFFLLEITIGYMSHSLALIADSFHMLNDIISLLVALWAVDVAKNRGPDAKYTYGWKRAEILGALINAVFLIALCFSIMIEALQRLIEPQEIQNPRLVLYVGIAGLISNILGLFLFHDHGNDSLHSHSHGSVESGHADLDIESNATHSHSHASLPNDNLIIDEDAISSPGPSERLGEVLPQTVVNRLSNESQSLLGHNDHGHDDESKKAGHRSLNMHGVFLHVMGDALGNIGVIAAALFIWKTEYSWRFYSDPIVSMIITIIIFSSALPLSRRASRILLQATPSTISADQIQREILAVPGVIAVHDFHVWNLTESIYIASIHVQIDCAPDKFISSAKLIRKIFHLHGIHSATVQPEFVSGDVNEDIRRRFSIIAGGSPSSSQEAFENSGNSELDKKKRSPTAYGATTASSNCIVDDAVNCNTSNCL, encoded by the coding sequence ATGATCACCGGTAAAGAATTGAGAATCATTTCTCTTCTAACTTTAGACacaatcttctttttattggAAATAACCATAGGTTATATGTCACATTCATTGGCCTTGATTGCTGATTCGTTCCACATGCTGAATGATATCATCTCTCTTTTAGTGGCGCTTTGGGCGGTGGATGTGGCCAAAAACAGGGGTCCGGATGCCAAATACACTTACGGATGGAAGAGAGCTGAAATTTTGGGTGCCTTAATTAATGCTGTTTTCCTTATTGCCTTGTGTTTTTCCATTATGATTGAAGCTCTACAAAGGTTGATCGAACctcaagaaattcaaaaccCGAGGTTGGTTTTGTATGTTGGTATAGCCGGTCTAATTTCTAATATTCTGGGCCTATTTTTGTTCCACGATCACGGTAACGACAGTTTGCACTCTCACTCTCATGGCTCCGTAGAAAGCGGACATGCCGATTTGGACATAGAATCTAATGCAACTCATTCCCATTCCCATGCATCCCTTCCAAACGATAATCTAATCATCGATGAGGATGCTATCTCAAGCCCTGGTCCTTCTGAACGGCTGGGAGAGGTCCTTCCACAAACGGTAGTAAACAGACTATCCAACGAAAGCCAATCCTTACTGGGCCACAATGATCATGGACATGACGATGAATCAAAGAAGGCCGGCCACCGTTCATTGAACATGCACGGTGTCTTCTTACATGTAATGGGCGATGCTTTGGGTAATATCGGGGTCATTGCAGCTGCTTTGTTTATTTGGAAGACTGAGTACTCTTGGAGATTTTACTCGGATCCAATTGTCTCTATGAtaattactattattattttttcttctgctttACCCTTATCGCGTAGAGCTTCAAGGATTTTACTACAAGCCACTCCATCTACAATTTCTGCTgaccaaattcaaagagaGATTTTGGCGGTGCCTGGTGTGATTGCAGTCCATGACTTCCACGTCTGGAATTTGACTGAGTCCATATACATTGCATCTATCCATGTTCAAATAGACTGTGCACCTGACAAATTCATCAGTTCTGCCAAATtgataagaaaaatcttCCATCTGCACGGTATCCATTCTGCTACTGTTCAGCCTGAATTCGTTTCTGGAGATGTCAATGAGGATATTCGTAGAAGATTCTCCATCATTGCTGGTGGTTCGCCATCTTCATCCCAGGAAGCCTTTGAGAACAGTGGAAATTCTGAGCtcgataaaaaaaagcgTTCACCTACCGCATATGGTGCTACTACAGCGTCATCCAACTGTATTGTAGACGATGCTGTAAACTGTAATACTTCCAACTGCCTATAA
- the SKDI13G3750 gene encoding uncharacterized protein (similar to Saccharomyces cerevisiae YMR244W; ancestral locus Anc_8.793), with the protein MVLCKLLSPCSSLLILSVGVFTATAAPSPGIQMTENTNENHHEHIKRGGTCKFPNYDGMVAVQEDGDNAGWAMSPDQECSYGSWCPYACKPGQLMGQWDPSATTYSYPKCQNGGLYCDSNGNLQKPNSDKDYCYEGKGTVVAKNNANSGDVAFCQTVLPGNEAMLIPTLVGSGSKQTIAVPGTDYWASTASHYYINAPGVSVKDACQWGSTANPYGNWAPYVAGSNMDDNENTFVKIGWNPVYLESSCPFKNVKPSFGIRITCDDESQCEGLPCSIDPSSNEVNEVTSAGGGSTGAGGGNFCVVTVRDGGKANIEVFDTSSSSKSKREVNSPDSLTTTITETVYETVTVTAKD; encoded by the coding sequence ATGGTACTCTGCAAATTACTGTCACCATGTTCGTCATTGTTAATTTTGAGCGTCGGTGTGTTCACGGCGACGGCGGCGCCATCGCCCGGCATCCAAATGACGGAAAatacaaatgaaaatcaCCACGAGCACATCAAGCGTGGAGGAACATGTAAGTTCCCAAACTACGATGGGATGGTTGCAGTGCAGGAAGACGGGGACAATGCCGGGTGGGCTATGAGCCCTGATCAAGAATGTTCCTATGGTTCGTGGTGCCCCTACGCGTGCAAACCGGGCCAATTAATGGGACAATGGGACCCTTCGGCCACTACGTACTCTTACCCAAAGTGTCAGAACGGTGGGTTGTACTGCGACTCCAACGGTAATTTACAGAAGCCAAACAGTGATAAAGATTACTGCTACGAGGGGAAGGGCACTGTAGTCGCCAAAAACAATGCCAACAGCGGAGACGTTGCATTTTGCCAAACCGTGCTTCCGGGAAACGAAGCCATGTTGATTCCAACTTTGGTTGGTTCCGGTTCCAAGCAAACAATAGCCGTACCTGGTACAGACTACTGGGCCTCCACGGCGTCGCATTACTACATCAATGCGCCCGGTGTAAGCGTGAAGGATGCGTGCCAATGGGGCAGCACCGCTAACCCATATGGGAACTGGGCCCCATACGTAGCGGGTTCGAACATGGATGACAACGAAAACACTTTTGTCAAGATCGGTTGGAACCCGGTCTACCTGGAATCTTCATGTCCTTTCAAGAACGTGAAGCCCTCTTTCGGTATCAGGATTACGTGTGACGACGAATCACAGTGTGAAGGTCTGCCATGCTCCATCGACCCAAGCTCCAACGAAGTCAACGAAGTGACAAGTGCTGGCGGCGGTTCCACCGGGGCTGGTGGTGGGAACTTCTGTGTTGTCACCGTCAGAGACGGCGGCAAGGCTAACATCGAAGTATTTGAtacttcctcttcttctaaAAGCAAGAGAGAAGTGAACTCGCCAGACAGTCTCACCACAACAATCACTGAGACCGTTTATGAGACTGTTACTGTAACTGCAAAGGATTAG
- the COA6 gene encoding Coa6p (similar to Saccharomyces cerevisiae YMR244C-A; ancestral locus Anc_8.795) has product MGLFSFDGGKKESQPPNTRSQRKLCWESRDAFFRCLDKADVLDAMDPKNSKVISAQCKTENDKFVENCAHSWIKYFKEKRVIDFKREETIKKIEQEAKQREQNQ; this is encoded by the coding sequence ATGGGCTTGTTTTCATTCGATGGTGGAAAGAAGGAATCTCAACCCCCTAACACGCGGTCGCAGAGGAAGCTGTGCTGGGAATCCAGAGACGCCTTCTTCCGATGTCTGGACAAGGCAGACGTCTTGGATGCCATGGACCCCAAGAACAGCAAGGTTATAAGCGCCCAGTGTAAGACGGAGAACGACAAATTCGTGGAGAATTGTGCTCACAGCTGGATCAAGTATTTCAAGGAGAAGAGGGTCATTGACTTTAAGAGAGAGGAGACTATCAAGAAGATCGAGCAGGAAGCTAAGCAAAGGGAACAAAACCAGTGA
- the FAA4 gene encoding long-chain fatty acid-CoA ligase FAA4 (similar to Saccharomyces cerevisiae FAA4 (YMR246W) and FAA1 (YOR317W); ancestral locus Anc_8.796) yields the protein MTEQYSVEVGEAANEHETAPRRNIKVKDQPLVRPIDSSASTLYEFALECFVKGGKREGMAWRDIIEIHEKKKTIVKKIDGKEKPIEKTWLYYELSPYKSITYEEITCVMHNIGRGLIKIGVQPNGENKFHIFASTSHKWMKTFLGCMSQGIPVVTAYDTLGESGLIHSMVETESVAIFTDNQLLSKLAVPLKTAKDIKYVIHNEVIDPNDKRQNGKLYKAAKDGVDKIREARPDIKIYSFDEIVEIGEKAKDEIDLHFPKAEDPACIMYTSGSTGTPKGVVLTHYNLVSGIGGVGSSVIGWIGPSDRIIAFLPLAHIFELTFEFEAFYWNAKIGYASVKTLSPTSTRNCQGDLMEYKPSIMVGVAAVWETVRKGILTKINELPGLSQKIFWTVYALKERNLPCSGFLSGLMFRRIRDATGGNLRFILNGGSAISIDAQKFLSNVLCPMLIGYGLTEGVANACVLEPEHFDYGIAGDLVGTITAKLVDVEDLGYFAKNNQGELLLKGAPICSEYYKNPEESAAAFTEDGWFRTGDIAEWTPKGQVKIIDRKKNLVKTLNGEYIALEKLESIYRSNSYVQNICVYADESKVRPVGIMVPNLGPLSKLAVQLGVMEPGEDVECYIHEKKLQEAVCQDMLSTAKSQGLNGIELLCGVIFYEEEWTPENGLVTSAQKLKRRDILAAVKPEVERVYEENN from the coding sequence ATGACCGAACAATACTCTGTTGAAGTCGGTGAAGCCGCTAACGAGCACGAAACCGCTCCcagaagaaatatcaaGGTTAAAGACCAGCCTTTGGTCAGACCCATAGACTCCTCCGCATCCACACTGTACGAATTTGCTCTGGAATGTTTTGTGAAAGGTGGTAAGAGAGAAGGTATGGCTTGGAGAGATATTATCGAGATAcatgagaaaaagaaaactataGTCAAGAAGATAGACGGTAAGGAGAAGCCCATCGAAAAGACATGGTTGTATTACGAATTGTCCCCTTATAAAAGCATTACCTATGAAGAAATCACCTGCGTGATGCACAACATTGGTCGTGGGCTGATAAAAATTGGTGTCCAGCCCAATGGAGAGAACAAGTTCCACATCTTTGCCTCTACTTCTCATAAATGGATGAAAACTTTCCTCGGTTGCATGTCTCAAGGCATTCCCGTGGTCACCGCGTACGACACATTGGGTGAGAGTGGCCTGATTCACTCCATGGTGGAGACGGAATCCGTCGCAATTTTCACGGACAACCAACTATTGTCCAAACTGGCCGTACCTTTGAAAACCGCCAAGGACATCAAGTATGTCATCCATAACGAAGTCATCGATCCCAATGACAAGAGACAGAACGGTAAGCTGTATAAGGCTGCCAAGGATGGTGTTGACAAGATTAGAGAAGCGAGACCAGACATAAAAATTTACagttttgatgaaatcgTCGAGATAGGTGAAAAGGCTAAAGACGAGATTGACCTGCATTTCCCAAAGGCGGAAGATCCTGCCTGTATTATGTACACTTCGGGATCAACCGGCACACCAAAAGGTGTGGTATTGACACATTATAACCTCGTCTCCGGTATTGGTGGTGTGGGTTCCAGCGTCATCGGATGGATTGGCCCCTCAGACCGTATCATTGCGTTCTTGCCATTAGCTCACATTTTTGAGTTGACTTTTGAATTCGAAGCCTTTTACTGGAATGCTAAAATTGGGTACGCCTCCGTGAAGACTTTGTCGCCCACTTCCACGCGGAATTGCCAAGGTGATCTGATGGAGTACAAGCCCTCCATAATGGTTGGTGTGGCTGCCGTCTGGGAAACAGTGAGAAAGGGTATCTTGACCAAGATCAACGAATTGCCCGGGTTGTCTCAGAAGATCTTTTGGACTGTCTATGCCCTGAAGGAAAGAAATCTTCCATGCAGCGGATTTTTGAGTGGGTTGATGTTCAGGAGAATCAGAGACGCCACTGGTGGGAACCTAAGATTTATTCTAAATGGTGGGTCCGCAATCAGTATAGATgctcaaaaatttctttccaacGTTCTGTGTCCTATGCTAATCGGTTATGGGTTAACTGAAGGTGTTGCCAACGCATGTGTTTTAGAACCTGAACATTTCGATTACGGTATTGCCGGTGATCTTGTCGGGACTATTACTGCCAAATTAGTGGATGTCGAAGATCTAGGTTATTTTGCAAAGAACAATCAAGGTGAGTTGCTTTTGAAGGGCGCTCCCATCTGCTCTGAGTACTATAAGAATCCCGAAGAAAGCGCTGCCGCCTTTACCGAAGATGGCTGGTTCCGTACCGGTGATATTGCCGAATGGACTCCCAAGGGACAGGTTAAAATCATTGatagaaagaagaatttggTCAAGACCCTAAATGGTGAATACATTGCATTGGAAAAACTAGAGTCCATTTACAGGTCAAACTCTTACGTCCAAAACATCTGTGTTTATGCGGATGAAAGTAAAGTCAGACCGGTTGGTATTATGGTACCTAACCTAGGACCGTTATCCAAGTTGGCTGTCCAATTAGGTGTAATGGAACCAGGTGAAGACGTCGAATGCTATATccatgaaaagaaactgcAAGAAGCCGTTTGTCAGGATATGCTTTCAACTGCCAAGTCTCAAGGTTTGAACGGTATCGAATTATTATGTGGTGTTATTTTTTACGAAGAAGAGTGGACTCCTGAAAACGGGCTTGTTACATCTGctcaaaaattaaagagAAGGGATATCCTAGCCGCTGTCAAACCAGAAGTGGAAAGAGTTTACGAAGAAAACAACTAG